The Henningerozyma blattae CBS 6284 chromosome 6, complete genome genomic interval GTAGTAGATTCATTTAAAGTTTTTGATAAGTCAATTgtatttagaattttttctaGTTGGGCAGATTTTTCACCAGTTGAAATTGACTCGATAATAAACTCTTTGGCACAATTTAAAGTAATTAAATCAGGGGCAATATCCatataatcaaatatttttggttTCCTTCCAGATAATTCCTTCATATTTAATCTGAATACATCAAAATCTCTATTATCAGACCACTGTTTAATGCTGCTATTATTGCATTTAATTTGCTCAATCTTTAGCCATTTTTTGTGCATCTCAGTTAATAAATTACCCCTTTTATCATTACATAACCTAGCAAATTGTATCATTTCAGAAATTTTTAACCACCTCATAGAAGATGTTTCTAAATTAATCCAAAATTCAAGCATACCCAATATTTTACTGTATGCTCTTCTTTCAAAGGCGATCCTAGTTAAACTAGGTATTCTATCTAATGACATACCATAAAATAGTTCTTCcacatttaataatgtctTGTAATAATCATGGCTTTTTTGTGGAAATAAAGAGGAAAATCTGGTGTATAATAAATGATCCAGAGTATCATTTTGAAcgtttttaatttttaactcattaaaatgaaaatatgcTAATGGAATGCAGCCaatgtatgtatataatGTAATTAGCCATATCCTTGtatcaaaattatgaaTATCCTTCCTTTGATAATGTTCTAATactgaaattgaaaaaatgaCATCTTTTAACGTAATATCATCCTTGATTAAACATGacttaataatatcaagaATGAAAATTGAACAAGCAGAATAATCAGTTTTTGGTTTAGTATTCAAAGTATTCTTATGTTTATTGTAGTATTCAATGGCATCCATTTcaacaatatttaattgaaataaattagagTCATGAATTGGATCagaatcattaaatgagtgaaatatttcaagaaGTATTGATACATCAATTTTATCTAAGTACCTTTTAATATCAACGTAACAACATTGTTtattatgaaatttttctaGATAAAAAGTAATGGAGTCTTTAGagattaaattatcaaagaCCAGATCTAATTCAAGGGCTGATAATCGAGAATTTCTTCCATCACCGACGAGGTCAGTAATTAGcgttttaatttcattttttgaCTTATCTAGTTGTTTACCTGAcacaattaattttttaataagatCATAATCATCGATacttttcaataaaaattgacaattttcaaataataagttATTATCTTTCAGATGTTTCAAcatataattctttaaatataaatcaacTGAAGTTTTCAATTCTGGTAAGATTAAATCAGCGATCTCCTTTGATTTCTCTTTATCATCTGAGAATAATGTTTCACATAAATCACAAAATACTACACATTCTTCTGTCGATTGGAAAGGTTTAGCAGCGATTAGAGTCTTATATGCTAATTGTGgtaaaattttgatttcttGATCTGAAAGTAGAGCCttgttaaatttaaataacgCTAAAACGGATAATACATACCAAATACGATAATCACGGGATCTATTGTACTTTAGATCATCATACTTGATTAATTGTAAGCAAGCTTTCCCTAAGTgtctaaaattaaaatcattcAAAGCTTTCTCAAACCAATAATAGgcaatttcaaaagatgGGTACTTGAAATTAGCCTTTTTGTAAACATGTAATGCTTCTTCAAATCTGTtgaattctaaaaaaaatgtatgAAGTAATTCCAATGCCTTAATATCACTAGAAGTCCGACTACCTTTAAGACCATACAAGGTATTCAATACGTTATAATCAAACTTTGAAGGAGaatgtttatatttaacATACAATTCCAAAACTTCATAATAGGTCGAATTAGGATATTGTTTACGTAATTGAGCAATTTTAACGTTGcattgtttaaaattacTTGATTTAATCAGGTCAAATATCTCTTGAGAAATTTTATCACtcatattatataaaacttGACTAATATTGTGATAGACTCTcgaatattaattaaattgattTTCGTATCGACAATTTGAGtaatacaatatttttaaatttgaattgaataGTGACTGATTGaggattattatttctaagtatacaaaaaaattttttgggAGTAAATTCCACGTAgtgtaaaatttttttaaataacgTTTATTTGAAATGTACGCTTATcaaattcttaaataatagataTAAGAatgtatttaataattttagtaTCTATTAAAAGTATCTTGCAGTAAATATATACTGTAAtgtgtatatatttatttcacGTTCACTGCTTTGAGTAATGACAATTGATATAGTTTGGATGGTTATTATATAGTAAACCAACTATATACaaagttaaaatataaactaTGTAGTTTAATATACTATTAACTAGCGAGATCTCAGTTTATTTAGTTACGAGTGTAGAGAGTATTATATATAGTTAAGGCCGGGTtactattttaaatttttgcaagcctaaaattttaaaaaaaagtgcGATGAGATGAGCTcacataataaaaatttcaggttgaaaatttagaaaattaaaaaaaaataactcAAGTTAAGAAGACGTTAGtctattaattatatttacgCTTCAACGTATACACCCCAGGCATAATCCTGTACTCTAACAATGTCATCTATTTATAAAGCTTTGACAACCAAGGATAAGAAATCTGgtgataaaaaattcaccgataaacaatttattaataagcAACGTACTCTTTTGATTTCTTCTAGAGGTGTTAATTATAGACATCGTCATTTGATTCAAGACTTATTCTCTTTGCTGCCACATTCCAGAAAAGAACCAAAATTAGATACTAAAAAAGAtttgaatcaattgaatgaaaTTGCAGAATTATACAACTGTAACAATATCTTGTTTTTCGAGGCTAGGAAGCATCAAGATTTATACCTATGGTTATCTAAGCCACCAAATGGACCaactattaaattttatattcaaaatttgcATACTATGAACGAATTAAACTTTACTGGTAACTGTTTAAAGGGTTCCCGTCCTGTTTTATCTTTTGACAATAGATTTGATACCTCTCCACATTATAAGTTAATTAAGGAATTATTGATCCATAATTTCGGTGTTCCGCCAACTGCTAGAAAGATTAAGCCTTTTATTGACCATGTTATGTCTTTCAGTTTGGttgatgataaaatttgGGTTAGAACATACGAAATTTCTCACTCTGCTAGAAATAAGGATGAGTACGAAGATACCACTGATGATTTATCATTAGTTGAAATTGGTCCAAGATTTGTAATGACAGTCATCTTGATTTTAGAAGGCTCCTTTGGTGGTCCAAAAATTTATGAGAATAAGCAATATGTATCACCAAATGTTGTAAGAGCTCAAATGAAACAACAAGCTGCTAAAGAAGCTAAATCAAGATCTGATGCCGCTgttgaaagaaaaattaagatGAGAGAAAATGTGTTAGCTGCCGATCCATTGTCAAACGAGGTACTAATGAAAGAATAAATACATTAGTAGAATCACAATAACTATTTAACCTCGCAATAAATTAACTACAAAATCATCTATTTAAGTAGcacaaaaaatatagaagaatgtataatttgtatattagataaaaaggccttaattaaaaaaaaaataaaaagaaaaaaaggaagtaaaaataaagaaaaaacacATGAGACAGCGTTGTTCAGTATTATTTTCCCTACTTATGATTCATCCTATAAGCAGTTTGTAGATTCTGGATTCTTGCAACTATTTCTTTGCATTCTTCAGAAGATACTGCCTCGAAGTAGTATCTCTTCAAATTGTTTTCTTCACCTTTTTCCACAAATATCTTGAAATTAACGGGTACTCTATTAGATCTCTTTACTAAAATCACTCTACTAATATGGATAGACTTTGTTTTGACATTCTCATGCCAATGCATATGTTTATCAGGTGgaataatataaatgtaATCCCCGTCCAGCGCTAGTGTACGTTCATGTTTATTAATTGCCATTTGTTGACGACGCCATACTTTGTACTTGTGATATGCACCAGATACTAGATCCTGGTAAGCACTATCACCGGTATTTTCAGCATTTGTATCCATATCTTGAATTGCCTGTATAGAAGAAGTGTGATAGAAGGGTAATGGATTGTGTAATGATGTCTTGgatgaattttttgttttaaataatccaTTAACTGCATTCGATGCATTTGTAGTACttgttaaatttaatttcattttggCAGTTTGTTTCTTGAATTTGCTACTCTTCTTACTAGTCAATGTGTCTTTATCCTTACCAGTATTGCTAGAGTTTGTAGTACTTGCTACCTCCTGAGCCTCGGAAATGGATTCTTCGTTATCTGGTTTCAAATATGAACCTGCAGGTTCTAATGTTAAAGGTGTCAAATCATTACTTTGTATTGTTGGTAAAACTGGCTTCTTCATGTCAGGCTTCATCTTTTGAAGGTGTAACGATCGagcttctttttttgatattagtTCCACTTCATGGTTACCATCCAATCTTAGGACTGTATCATTTAGATCAAGTATCATCTTTTTCGATGGATACAGTAAGGAATATTCATTTGGGTACATGTTTTTCATCTTACAATATGATACTaatatatcattaatattagatgTTATTGGAACTTTAATAGTGGTAAAGTTATACTTGggatttttatttggatataaataaactttaatttcaatagtGTTTGTATTGCTAGCTTTTGTACTTTCTGAGCCTAATCCTACTATTGGTTTATAGTAGCTTAGCTGGTTCAAGGAAGTTTCGTTCTTAGAATCAGTGTTCGAATTTGTTGTTGTGTCTATTATGTCTCCATTCACATCGAATGGTAATGGTGtttgaattgaattttcGTTTCTTTCGTTTTCATTCACCAAGCAAAGGACAACTTCATTATCTGATATGGACTGTATAGAAATTTTTCGATCCAATTTACCAAAGTTATCTTCAAATGGTTCCCCATCCTCTTCTACAATatgtaaagaaaaattatttggatttcGAAGCAAATCAGGTTGAAGaccatcttcttcaatgTTGTCAGGCTTAAATTCtgtaatgaatttaaataatacgTAGCCAATAACTTCAAAAACACTTGCTGTTTTCCTaacatttaattcaaaGGGATTATGCTGATATTTTTTCGAATTTTgtagaaaaatattcaaagaTATACTTTCATTTTTGGGTACATTAGATCCGGAAACAAACGAGAAATACTCTAAAATTTCAGAGGTATCTTGTTTCTTTTCCTTCTTTTTATTGAAGAGCTTGGATAACTGTGAAACTGAAGGAGGAGGTTTAGGAAGTTCTTTTGGTTTATCTGTAATGAACATGCTTACAGATGAATCTCTTCTGGTCGTTAgatcttttgaaattaagtTAGAATCCAATTTGGATTCGTTAGAACCTTTTCTGcttcttttaaattctttatcacCTACCTTGTCTATTCCCTTAAAGACACGCCTGTAATCTCGTCCATTAGACGAATGAGATCTGTTGTGATGACGCATTATTTGTGAGTGTTGTCTTTGAACACTTGAAGTATTTGATGGTCGCCTACTTGTCGTTCCGTGAATCGAGTGGTCTGGTAATGAAAATGGAACGTTTTTTATATCTTCTTCACAATCAATTTTTGTAGATTTTATTCTTTGAGCAGCTTTATCGAATACAGTATCTAAAATTGAATCATCTTGCCCATGATACATACCATAAGAGTCTAGATAAGCAGGAATTGAGTGAGATGGTATAGTTAACGATCCAATGTCTGATCTTATGGAATCAATATTCATTCTGCCGCGAGGGTGTGACTCCTTTGAAAAATCATCATTACTAAATTCAGAGTATAAGAGGGATTTTCCAAAGGATGATTCTGAATCAAGTACGTCTAAACCGTCTGGCGTTAAAACTTCATCTCTCATGATACTTTCATCTATATGAGGAGATAAAATAGACTTCTGTTTAGTTAATGAGCTCCCAGCAGATAAGGAATCTCTATCTTCCATATCTATATTGGACATTTTCCTTTCATTCATAAACGAAAATAAGTCAAACAtgtcattttcatcatcttcatcttcttcaagTTCAGAATTAACAGTCGAATTAATCTCTGCTGAAGTGTTTGTAGAAGATTTTCCTAGATCGTTTTTTAAGTCACTTGGTAATGAAGTTTTAATAGTGTTATCACTTTTATTTCTACCTAGCGGGGTTTTTTCAGGCTTGACGTTATTTTTACttgaatcaattaatgGATTTCTAGATATCATATTCGAAAAATGTGAGCGCTTTTTGTTTGTTATAGCATCAgcattattgttatttgaattacttTTATCTTGATTATTTGTTCCTTCTGAAGTATTTGTAACATTTGCTGAGAGATCAGaagtatttatattatcatcatcatcgttAGCAGTTTGaattttatctaatttacTAGTTgagtttttcttttcatgaCCTCCTGACGATTTATGGTTCTCAGTTATTTTATCATTGCTTGCAATAAAGTCATTGGCATCTTCGAAGGAATCACGTTTAACAATAACGCTAGATgcagaattattattattttttccagCGGTACCATTAAAGctcatttgaaaaaatgaattgttGAAATCATCTAGTGTACCGTCATCATCTTCACCTTCTTCgtcgtcatcatcatcatcttcttcctcatctaaatcttcatcataGTCAAAATTCATGTCAAATATACTAGCTGCTGTTGTACTTCCTTTTCTAATAAGCGCCTCTGCTGatacttttttaaattgcTCTTGTTGTGgtatatcattattactgGTACTGTTACCAGTACTGTTGTTGTTTGTATTACCAGAAGCGGAGTCCTTTCTACCTTTAAATAGCCTTGGAAATCTCAAAGTAggtcttttattattgccttgttttttaattgaCCCTGATGAATCAGAATCTGCATTTGAGTCAGGGGTATGCGGTATATTGTTAGTGCTAGGATTGCTATTTAGATTGTTATTGAGGAGTCCAACACCATTCTTGTTCGTATTTGAAGTTGTATCATAATCTTTAGATTTTGATTGTTTAGTACCACTAAGGCTAGGAGATGTATTTTTGCGGTTCTTTAATTTCCCTGTTGCTCCATTTATTTCATCAGAATTTTGGCAGCCTTCATTTGGATGTTCATTGGAAAATGTTTCTTGAAGCTCTTGCTGTACAGACAGCTCcttgattaatttttcatcaaacTCATCATCTTCGTCCTCCAGTATACTCTTCTCCCTGGTCTTGGTGGGAGATATTATGTTTCTTTCCTTTCGCGTGTTTCCAAGTCGTGATTTACCAATGGAAGTATAATTATCCATCCAATTCTTTGAAATAGGAGGTGACTCTAATTTCTCTAGTCTACTACGACCATTATGATATCCATATATATCTCGTACTTCTCTTTCAATTAGTAATTCTCTGTTTTTTATGTCATCAGGAATAAAGGGCTTTATTACCCTTCGCATTTGATCTTGATCTGGGCATGTACTCAAAAATTGAGCCCTCAATTTATTGATTGAGGTAACAGTATCCATCTTCAACTATTGCCTATTGTCTATGTTTCGTTAATCAGCTATGTATTAGCAAATGTTTTATGCTATCTTTTCcttaaaataaatgaattcaaaatgattggttttttttcaggttcaattatctaattctaatatctccgaaatttttaaaagtgaTGAGGCTATATAGGTcagttgaaaaattttatatatttattacaagTGTAGTTGATGAAAAGTTAATTGGTTTCAAGTATTCTATTTTGTTGATTTAACTTTGTAACCACACAGAGAGTATCTGAacataatatattatttttcatttgcaTTTCAAAAATGGCGTTATCATCGAATTGGTCTAAATTAATTCAGGCTAAAAAGGTTACTGTGACTGCCAAAAATGCAGTTAGAAAATCC includes:
- the MDM20 gene encoding Mdm20p (similar to Saccharomyces cerevisiae MDM20 (YOL076W); ancestral locus Anc_3.130), producing MSDKISQEIFDLIKSSNFKQCNVKIAQLRKQYPNSTYYEVLELYVKYKHSPSKFDYNVLNTLYGLKGSRTSSDIKALELLHTFFLEFNRFEEALHVYKKANFKYPSFEIAYYWFEKALNDFNFRHLGKACLQLIKYDDLKYNRSRDYRIWYVLSVLALFKFNKALLSDQEIKILPQLAYKTLIAAKPFQSTEECVVFCDLCETLFSDDKEKSKEIADLILPELKTSVDLYLKNYMLKHLKDNNLLFENCQFLLKSIDDYDLIKKLIVSGKQLDKSKNEIKTLITDLVGDGRNSRLSALELDLVFDNLISKDSITFYLEKFHNKQCCYVDIKRYLDKIDVSILLEIFHSFNDSDPIHDSNLFQLNIVEMDAIEYYNKHKNTLNTKPKTDYSACSIFILDIIKSCLIKDDITLKDVIFSISVLEHYQRKDIHNFDTRIWLITLYTYIGCIPLAYFHFNELKIKNVQNDTLDHLLYTRFSSLFPQKSHDYYKTLLNVEELFYGMSLDRIPSLTRIAFERRAYSKILGMLEFWINLETSSMRWLKISEMIQFARLCNDKRGNLLTEMHKKWLKIEQIKCNNSSIKQWSDNRDFDVFRLNMKELSGRKPKIFDYMDIAPDLITLNCAKEFIIESISTGEKSAQLEKILNTIDLSKTLNESTTSVEKWSFDIFFDIYNNNGDNLRKLLNESSQFEESFTKGTWLMSHTYLTQISTLKTLDNLKRIKDKNSKQLIKQKLRDLRDRVDTIYINYSKTLNVSYENMIKGEKYSCILKQLNFQEFSMEDISSSILTVRKTVKNL
- the BRX1 gene encoding ribosome biogenesis protein BRX1 (similar to Saccharomyces cerevisiae BRX1 (YOL077C); ancestral locus Anc_3.129), producing the protein MSSIYKALTTKDKKSGDKKFTDKQFINKQRTLLISSRGVNYRHRHLIQDLFSLLPHSRKEPKLDTKKDLNQLNEIAELYNCNNILFFEARKHQDLYLWLSKPPNGPTIKFYIQNLHTMNELNFTGNCLKGSRPVLSFDNRFDTSPHYKLIKELLIHNFGVPPTARKIKPFIDHVMSFSLVDDKIWVRTYEISHSARNKDEYEDTTDDLSLVEIGPRFVMTVILILEGSFGGPKIYENKQYVSPNVVRAQMKQQAAKEAKSRSDAAVERKIKMRENVLAADPLSNEVLMKE
- the AVO1 gene encoding Avo1p (similar to Saccharomyces cerevisiae AVO1 (YOL078W); ancestral locus Anc_3.126), whose amino-acid sequence is MDTVTSINKLRAQFLSTCPDQDQMRRVIKPFIPDDIKNRELLIEREVRDIYGYHNGRSRLEKLESPPISKNWMDNYTSIGKSRLGNTRKERNIISPTKTREKSILEDEDDEFDEKLIKELSVQQELQETFSNEHPNEGCQNSDEINGATGKLKNRKNTSPSLSGTKQSKSKDYDTTSNTNKNGVGLLNNNLNSNPSTNNIPHTPDSNADSDSSGSIKKQGNNKRPTLRFPRLFKGRKDSASGNTNNNSTGNSTSNNDIPQQEQFKKVSAEALIRKGSTTAASIFDMNFDYDEDLDEEEDDDDDDEEGEDDDGTLDDFNNSFFQMSFNGTAGKNNNNSASSVIVKRDSFEDANDFIASNDKITENHKSSGGHEKKNSTSKLDKIQTANDDDDNINTSDLSANVTNTSEGTNNQDKSNSNNNNADAITNKKRSHFSNMISRNPLIDSSKNNVKPEKTPLGRNKSDNTIKTSLPSDLKNDLGKSSTNTSAEINSTVNSELEEDEDDENDMFDLFSFMNERKMSNIDMEDRDSLSAGSSLTKQKSILSPHIDESIMRDEVLTPDGLDVLDSESSFGKSLLYSEFSNDDFSKESHPRGRMNIDSIRSDIGSLTIPSHSIPAYLDSYGMYHGQDDSILDTVFDKAAQRIKSTKIDCEEDIKNVPFSLPDHSIHGTTSRRPSNTSSVQRQHSQIMRHHNRSHSSNGRDYRRVFKGIDKVGDKEFKRSRKGSNESKLDSNLISKDLTTRRDSSVSMFITDKPKELPKPPPSVSQLSKLFNKKKEKKQDTSEILEYFSFVSGSNVPKNESISLNIFLQNSKKYQHNPFELNVRKTASVFEVIGYVLFKFITEFKPDNIEEDGLQPDLLRNPNNFSLHIVEEDGEPFEDNFGKLDRKISIQSISDNEVVLCLVNENERNENSIQTPLPFDVNGDIIDTTTNSNTDSKNETSLNQLSYYKPIVGLGSESTKASNTNTIEIKVYLYPNKNPKYNFTTIKVPITSNINDILVSYCKMKNMYPNEYSLLYPSKKMILDLNDTVLRLDGNHEVELISKKEARSLHLQKMKPDMKKPVLPTIQSNDLTPLTLEPAGSYLKPDNEESISEAQEVASTTNSSNTGKDKDTLTSKKSSKFKKQTAKMKLNLTSTTNASNAVNGLFKTKNSSKTSLHNPLPFYHTSSIQAIQDMDTNAENTGDSAYQDLVSGAYHKYKVWRRQQMAINKHERTLALDGDYIYIIPPDKHMHWHENVKTKSIHISRVILVKRSNRVPVNFKIFVEKGEENNLKRYYFEAVSSEECKEIVARIQNLQTAYRMNHK